One window from the genome of Sphingomicrobium arenosum encodes:
- a CDS encoding two-component system sensor histidine kinase NtrB — translation MGRTSFVSRFLPRLSFSTALLLALLAIAAGVAVRLLAAGELGQRATFIFFVPGVVVASALSGFRAGSLAAVVGAAAGLWCDALSGPIESGSLIAAAAFVLIGLAVAIGGEWFQRARIETETAAVALARREAHLQSILDTVPDAMIVIDEAGLIRDFSPAAERMFGWNAAEVSGQNVNVLMPDPYRSAHDGYLERYYRTGERRIIGKGRVVVGERKDGSTFPLELAVGEMQAEGQRFFTGFIRDLTERQQAEVRLQELQSELVHVSRLTALGEMASALAHEINQPLSAIANYLKGSRMLLMREEVQHERVAEAVDRAAAEALRAGDIIRRLRDFVARGETERTIESLPKLVEEASALALVGAKEHGIRVQYNFSPAIDLVLVDKVQIQQVVLNLVRNAIDAMAESDCSQRDLTIVIEQAVDDLAQVSVTDTGPGIDPEVADRLFQPFISTKRTGMGVGLSISRTIVEAHGGRIWALPIPGGGAEFGFTVQRVASEELYDGE, via the coding sequence GTGGGGCGCACCAGTTTTGTCAGTCGCTTCTTGCCGCGCCTGTCGTTTTCCACCGCGCTGTTGCTGGCGCTGTTAGCTATAGCGGCTGGTGTCGCGGTCCGCCTGCTCGCCGCCGGCGAACTCGGTCAGCGCGCCACCTTCATTTTCTTCGTTCCCGGCGTGGTTGTCGCCAGCGCGCTTTCCGGGTTTCGCGCAGGTAGTCTTGCGGCCGTGGTCGGCGCTGCCGCCGGTCTCTGGTGCGACGCGCTGAGTGGACCGATCGAGAGCGGAAGCCTGATTGCCGCCGCGGCTTTCGTGCTCATCGGCCTCGCCGTGGCCATCGGCGGCGAGTGGTTCCAGCGCGCGCGGATCGAAACCGAAACCGCGGCCGTCGCGCTCGCGAGGCGTGAAGCCCACCTGCAATCGATTCTCGACACCGTGCCAGATGCGATGATCGTCATAGACGAAGCCGGCTTGATCCGTGATTTCAGTCCCGCAGCCGAACGGATGTTCGGATGGAATGCGGCAGAGGTGTCCGGACAGAACGTCAATGTGCTGATGCCCGATCCTTATCGCAGCGCACATGACGGCTATCTGGAGCGCTACTACCGCACCGGCGAGAGGAGGATCATCGGCAAGGGCCGCGTTGTCGTCGGCGAGCGCAAGGACGGTTCGACCTTCCCGCTCGAGCTTGCCGTGGGCGAGATGCAGGCGGAAGGGCAGCGCTTTTTCACCGGGTTCATCCGCGACCTGACCGAGCGCCAGCAGGCCGAGGTAAGATTGCAGGAACTGCAAAGCGAGCTAGTGCACGTCTCGCGGCTTACCGCCTTGGGCGAAATGGCGTCTGCGCTGGCGCACGAGATCAACCAGCCGCTCTCGGCAATCGCCAACTACCTCAAGGGCAGTCGGATGCTGCTCATGCGAGAAGAGGTGCAGCACGAGCGCGTGGCGGAAGCCGTCGACCGGGCTGCTGCGGAAGCGCTCAGGGCAGGCGACATCATTCGTCGGCTGCGGGACTTCGTAGCCCGCGGCGAAACCGAACGCACAATCGAGAGTCTGCCTAAACTCGTCGAGGAAGCCAGCGCCCTCGCGCTCGTCGGTGCCAAGGAGCATGGCATCCGAGTGCAATATAACTTCAGTCCCGCAATCGATCTGGTGCTGGTCGACAAGGTGCAGATCCAACAGGTCGTGCTAAACCTTGTGCGAAACGCGATTGATGCGATGGCCGAATCAGATTGTTCGCAGCGCGATCTGACGATCGTGATCGAACAGGCAGTCGACGATCTGGCGCAGGTATCGGTGACCGACACCGGTCCCGGTATCGATCCCGAAGTCGCGGACCGGCTATTTCAGCCCTTCATCTCCACCAAGCGCACGGGTATGGGCGTCGGGCTGTCGATCTCGCGCACGATCGTCGAGGCGCATGGAGGGCGTATCTGGGCCCTGCCAATTCCCGGCGGCGGGGCGGAGTTCGGCTTTACGGTGCAGCGTGTCGCGAGTGAGGAACTATACGATGGCGAGTAG
- the fixJ gene encoding response regulator FixJ: MASSGASDPIVYIIDDDESARHSLEFLLDVAEIRVRSFVSADAFLKSSPPLSGACVVTDVRMPGTNGVELADKLKERDDRVPVIIITGHADVPLAIQAMKAGAADFIEKPFDDEAILAAIRKALTDSTGDEQIQNERREVLDRLGLLSAREREVVDGLVDGKANKVIAFDLDISPRTVEVYRANAMMKMQAKTLSDLVRMLTIARLG; encoded by the coding sequence ATGGCGAGTAGTGGTGCCAGTGATCCGATCGTCTACATCATTGATGACGACGAGAGCGCGCGGCACTCGCTAGAGTTTCTTCTCGACGTTGCCGAAATCCGTGTCCGCTCGTTCGTGTCGGCCGATGCTTTTCTGAAATCTTCGCCTCCACTTTCCGGCGCCTGCGTGGTGACCGACGTGCGTATGCCCGGCACGAACGGTGTCGAACTGGCCGACAAACTGAAGGAGCGCGACGATAGGGTGCCGGTGATCATCATCACCGGTCACGCCGACGTGCCGTTAGCGATCCAGGCAATGAAGGCGGGCGCTGCGGATTTTATCGAGAAGCCATTCGACGACGAGGCGATACTTGCGGCCATCCGCAAGGCGCTGACCGACAGCACTGGCGACGAGCAGATACAGAACGAACGCCGCGAAGTGCTCGACCGTCTCGGTCTGCTCTCCGCAAGGGAGCGCGAGGTGGTCGATGGCCTCGTGGACGGGAAAGCTAACAAGGTGATCGCCTTCGATCTCGACATCAGCCCGCGGACAGTCGAAGTCTACCGCGCCAATGCGATGATGAAGATGCAAGCAAAGACCCTCTCCGATCTCGTGCGCATGCTGACGATTGCCCGACTGGGCTAG
- a CDS encoding cation diffusion facilitator family transporter, which translates to MSADCCSAKSTELEKLARQAEQRRVLVAVLAINVVMFVLEFGAGVIAGSTALMADASDMLGDAVVYAVSLYALARSDRWKAGAAMLKGVVILGLGVGIAFNVLIKISSGVAPSSTLMLIFGGLALVANLVCLRLLTRFRHQDVNMASTFECSRNDVINNCGVLLAAGLVWWLVSPWPDIIIGSLMAVIFLRSAFRVIREAAPQMRAT; encoded by the coding sequence ATGTCTGCAGATTGTTGTTCCGCCAAGTCGACCGAACTGGAGAAGCTGGCCCGCCAAGCCGAGCAGCGTCGAGTGCTGGTGGCCGTGCTGGCCATCAACGTGGTCATGTTCGTCCTCGAGTTCGGTGCGGGCGTAATCGCAGGATCAACGGCACTCATGGCCGATGCCTCCGATATGCTCGGCGACGCGGTCGTTTATGCAGTCAGCCTCTACGCCCTTGCCCGGTCTGACCGGTGGAAAGCCGGAGCAGCGATGCTCAAAGGGGTCGTCATTTTGGGGCTCGGAGTTGGAATCGCATTCAACGTGCTGATCAAAATCAGCAGCGGGGTCGCTCCGTCTTCCACCCTAATGCTGATATTCGGTGGGCTCGCGCTCGTCGCCAACCTCGTTTGCCTTCGTCTGCTGACACGTTTTCGTCATCAGGACGTGAATATGGCGAGCACCTTCGAATGCTCTCGCAACGACGTGATCAACAATTGCGGGGTGCTACTCGCGGCTGGGCTCGTCTGGTGGCTGGTCTCGCCCTGGCCCGACATCATCATCGGCAGTCTCATGGCGGTGATCTTTCTGCGCTCGGCTTTCCGCGTTATTCGGGAGGCAGCGCCGCAAATGCGCGCGACTTGA
- a CDS encoding tyrosine-type recombinase/integrase: protein MGMSEFDPGARAMRPWNAGTQVGPKRPLTQKQIWAIRFHLDREQRIRDRALFDLAIDSKLRGCDLVELKIGDLVAGSVIRHRATITQRKTNRPVQFEITADARMSLLAWLERRGGTIEDFAFPSRVDHDQHLSTRQYARLVDEWVTAVGLRKKDYGTHSLRRTKASIIYKATGNLRAIQILLGHSKIENTVRYLGVDIEDALTLSEKTEI, encoded by the coding sequence ATGGGCATGTCAGAATTCGACCCTGGGGCGCGTGCGATGCGACCTTGGAACGCCGGCACCCAAGTCGGTCCGAAGCGTCCGCTCACGCAGAAGCAGATTTGGGCAATTCGGTTTCATCTGGATCGCGAGCAACGGATCAGGGACCGGGCCCTGTTCGATCTTGCGATCGACAGTAAGCTAAGAGGCTGCGACCTCGTCGAGCTCAAGATTGGCGATCTGGTTGCAGGATCGGTAATTCGACACCGAGCTACGATCACCCAGCGAAAGACGAATAGACCGGTCCAGTTCGAGATAACGGCTGACGCGCGAATGAGCCTGTTGGCCTGGCTTGAACGACGCGGGGGCACGATTGAGGATTTCGCATTCCCGAGCAGGGTCGATCATGACCAGCACTTGAGCACCCGGCAGTACGCGAGGTTGGTGGACGAATGGGTCACGGCGGTCGGCCTCAGAAAGAAGGATTACGGCACTCATTCGCTGCGACGAACGAAGGCATCGATCATTTACAAGGCCACGGGAAATCTGAGGGCCATTCAGATCCTCCTCGGACACTCCAAGATAGAGAACACTGTGCGATATCTGGGCGTCGACATCGAAGACGCCCTCACGCTGTCAGAGAAAACCGAGATCTGA
- a CDS encoding T6SS immunity protein Tdi1 domain-containing protein, whose amino-acid sequence MVSAYILPSAANHTDLEAWSSILPAGPRILRTSLFGDAFILGSDGGVHLLERGECFSEKGSNSEEAFWRRIQNDDQNWLLADLADECRAAGLILEDRQCYAFTVPPILGGTYTVANVWVAPWSEWFSLTADLFKSVKDLPDGAAVSFKVVD is encoded by the coding sequence ATGGTGTCCGCATATATTCTGCCTAGTGCTGCCAACCACACGGACCTCGAAGCGTGGTCCTCGATCTTACCAGCGGGCCCACGTATCCTGCGCACGAGCCTTTTTGGCGATGCCTTCATCTTGGGCTCGGACGGCGGCGTTCATTTACTCGAGAGAGGCGAATGCTTTTCCGAGAAGGGCAGCAATAGCGAAGAGGCATTCTGGCGGCGGATTCAGAACGACGACCAGAACTGGTTGCTTGCTGATTTGGCAGATGAATGTCGCGCGGCAGGTCTGATATTAGAGGACAGGCAGTGTTACGCCTTCACCGTGCCACCAATCCTCGGAGGCACATATACGGTGGCAAACGTCTGGGTGGCGCCCTGGAGCGAGTGGTTCTCGCTGACAGCAGATCTGTTCAAATCGGTGAAGGACTTGCCGGACGGCGCTGCTGTTTCTTTCAAGGTGGTGGACTAG
- a CDS encoding Hsp20 family protein, which yields MRSAFDFSPFRRSTIGFDRLFDMLEESHVGNGDNYPPFDLVMVGDDEYRIDLAVAGFRRDDIDITAQQNQLIVRGKRSDEDGTDYVHRGIATREFERRFGLADHIHVTGADLHDGLLSISLVREIPEAMKPRTIEIGGATDAGQKKIDNKARETA from the coding sequence ATGCGTAGTGCATTCGACTTTTCGCCCTTCCGCCGGTCGACGATCGGGTTCGACCGACTGTTCGACATGCTAGAAGAGAGCCATGTCGGCAATGGCGACAATTATCCGCCCTTCGATCTGGTGATGGTCGGCGATGACGAATATCGCATCGACCTCGCCGTTGCCGGCTTTCGCCGCGACGATATCGACATCACGGCGCAGCAGAACCAGCTGATCGTGAGGGGCAAGAGGTCCGACGAAGACGGCACCGACTATGTCCATCGCGGGATTGCGACCCGGGAATTCGAACGGCGGTTCGGCCTTGCCGATCATATTCATGTGACCGGCGCGGACCTCCACGACGGGCTGCTGTCGATCAGCCTCGTCCGCGAAATTCCGGAAGCCATGAAGCCGCGGACGATCGAGATCGGCGGGGCCACTGATGCCGGCCAGAAGAAGATCGATAACAAGGCCCGCGAAACGGCCTGA